In the genome of Eulemur rufifrons isolate Redbay chromosome 27, OSU_ERuf_1, whole genome shotgun sequence, one region contains:
- the G0S2 gene encoding G0/G1 switch protein 2, which produces METVQELIPLAKQMMAQKSRGKLVKLYVLGSVLALFGVLLGLVETVCSPFTAASRLRDEQAAAAELRAARERQALRTQALREKGKQQEAVLCGRALSHRQHAS; this is translated from the coding sequence ATGGAAACGGTCCAGGAGCTGATTCCTCTGGCCAAGCAGATGATGGCCCAGAAGTCCAGGGGGAAGCTGGTGAAGCTGTACGTGCTGGGCAGCGTGCTGGCGCTCTTCGGCGTGTTGCTCGGCCTGGTGGAGACCGTGTGCAGCCCCTTCACCGCCGCCAGCCGCCTGCGGGACGAGCAGGCAGCGGCCGCCGAGCTGCGGGCGGCCCGGGAGCGACAGGCTCTCCGGACGCAAGCCCTGCGGGAGAAAGGCAAGCAGCAGGAGGCCGTCCTCTGCGGCCGGGCCCTCTCCCACCGGCAGCACGCCTCCTAG